A genomic window from Triticum urartu cultivar G1812 chromosome 7, Tu2.1, whole genome shotgun sequence includes:
- the LOC125523473 gene encoding putative F-box/FBD/LRR-repeat protein At4g03220 — translation MESNGEPPNKAAALAPAAVPGAAAAVPGGGVDFLSRLPDHLLVDILLRLRTKEAVATSVLSRRWRGVWAQLPHLFFDGVHPSVPARALAAYEALAAPEAHDIQSLAVSPYQVDARETFAWLSLAAPLLCGRLHLDDSRAVSDEMEELFRGRRPRHDGEASEMPCFRRATEIRLRLGFLTLELPRVGVFDALRLMRLQNFQSRGQFLISDTMLPSLQELTMSSVRDMNVLTLNSKSLVSIDLSYLMGLERLHITAPGLHQLDVVRCFYDSLKPVASITAERLEVFRWNGPYDLESVHLGEMPCLQTLGAPPMDTHRWRGFQMAQICAGFLGRFAAVHHLELEMTLGVSAFSSSWIQLFLRSPLGLKLCNVIHEHKLFSP, via the coding sequence ATGGAAAGCAACGGCGAGCCCCCCAACAAGGCCGCCGCGCTCGCCCCCGCGGCCGtccccggcgccgccgccgcggtcCCTGGAGGCGGCGTGGATTTCTTGAGCCGCCTCCCCGACCACCTCCTCGTCGACATCCTCCTCCGCCTCCGCACCAAGGAAGCCGTCGCGACGAGCGTCCTATCCCGGAGATGGCGCGGCGTATGGGCCCAGCTTCCCCACCTCTTCTTCGACGGCGTACACCCCTCCGTGCCCGCCCGTGCCCTCGCGGCCTACGAGGCCCTCGCCGCCCCGGAGGCGCACGACATCCAGAGCCTCGCCGTCTCGCCCTACCAGGTGGACGCGCGGGAGACCTTCGCCTGGCTTTCCCTCGCCGCGCCCCTCCTCTGCGGCCGGCTCCACCTCGACGACAGCCGCGCCGTGTCGGACGAAATGGAAGAGCTCTTTCGGGGACGACGACCACGGCACGACGGCGAGGCGTCCGAGATGCCCTGCTTCAGGAGAGCCACAGAGATTCGACTTCGCCTCGGGTTTCTTACCCTGGAGCTGCCACGGGTCGGCGTCTTCGACGCGCTTAGGCTGATGCGGTTGCAGAACTTCCAGTCCCGGGGCCAGTTTCTCATCAGCGACACCATGCTCCcgtccttgcaagaactaaccatGAGCAGCGTCCGTGACATGAACGTGCTGACGCTCAACTCCAAGTCTCTGGTATCTATTGATCTGTCCTATCTCATGGGGCTTGAGCGTCTCCACATCACGGCTCCAGGGCTCCATCAGCTAGATGTGGTACGCTGCTTCTATGATTCTCTCAAACCAGTTGCCAGCATTACTGCAGAGAGATTAGAGGTGTTCAGGTGGAATGGGCCTTATGATCTAGAGTCTGTCCACCTCGGAGAGATGCCATGCCTCCAGACGCTCGGAGCACCTCCTATGGACACACATCGTTGGCGAGGTTTTCAGATGGCTCAGATATGTGCAGGGTTTCTTGGTCGCTTTGCAGCAGTTCACCACCTTGAGCTTGAGATGACTCTTGGTGTGAGTGCCTTTTCTTCCTCTTGGATACAATTATTTTTACGGTCTCCTCTTGGACTTAAACTGTGCAATGTTATTCATGAGCATAAATTATTCTCTCCTTGA